The DNA region GTCTCTCTTGATCAAAACATCTGCCCCCATCATATTAATCTTGTCCAGCTATGACAAACAGAAACAGTGCTTTTTGTTTAAAATCAATGAATTATTTTAGATTAATGGCTATAAATcgatctctgtactacagtgacGAAACCACTCTCCCCTGCTGCGCTACGATGTAAGGATTGCAGGCATGTGCTTTGTCAGTGGCTGTGAGGTAGGGTTCAGCCAGGATTTGATTGACAGTTGGAAGAGCGATTGAAATGGTAGGAGGGACATCACAGCTTCAAATGGTTACAGATTTCCCATCCTACATCACACAGGCACAACAAATAGACTACTGTGTCCATGGGAAGCAGGGCTATCTATTTTGATCTACGGTGTCCACAGATCAATTTATAAGCAAAAATATTGGTGGAAACCCAGACCAGAACCACGCAGGTCCCCTAAACAGGGGACTTTACAGCTAAGAGGTGATAATGAAATAAAACCATTTCTTTTGTAGTTTACTGGAAAAGTTTATTATGATAAAATTGGACAATTGTTAATACATCATAATATAACATGTAATGTAGCCGTAGTATCAACATACAATTGTACACCTCCAAAAGACATCAAAACAGTGATATTGGCTGGACGCTTGTGTTTCAAGAATATTAATTCAGCATGTGTCCTATAAAtatagattttttaaaatcaCAATATAAAAAGCAAAGTAATACATCATGAACATCCGCTACGCTCCCAAATCACTGCAACAAAGCACTGTTTCAACCACAGTATTTACCATTATTTAGTCAAACAATTTTACTGAGAAAAGTCCTGATGTCAAATCAGAATGATGTACTCCAAAGAAAACACATCATTATCCGCAAAACTTTTAATGTTGAAGCACAGATCAGCTGTAATTGATCCTTTGGATCCCGTCTTTGCTTCTTTCATTTTGAAGTTGTTTTGGAGTGACTGCTTATGTTCGCTTAGCTATTTAGTGTGATGAGTTGAGAGAGTGAAAAGCATTCCCATCCAATATTGGCACAGAGAGAACAGAACAATTAGCCAACACATTATGGCTAAATGAAATATTTACTTCAGATGCTATGTATAGTTTTGGTTCATTTCAAAGGTGTTAGTTCATTCTTAATGTAAATGCTTGCTCTCTGTAGGTATAAACTGTATTATGAACACAGAAAGGTAGACTATCTGTTTTTCATTGTCAATCAATCTCCTTCTCTGCAGTTGCTTCAAAATGACCTCGTCAATGGCTTTTTAAGATCCATATTTAATAATAAAATGAAGTAATCTCTTCCCACCTTCAGACAAAACTCCCTGTACTTTGTGACAGCACTTCCAATCCAATGCTGAATCTACATGTTGTTTTAGCTAATCAAATGCATGACTCGGGTATTATGTTTAAGAATGATTGTTTTCCTTGGTAAGTACTATTATGTAAGATAATATGAATGACATGTTCATTCACCTTGAGGGCTTTTGTGCTAACTTGATGTAAGTAAACcacatgtgtgtgtatattgttggAACAATCGCGTCTAATATGACAATGATTGATTGTTGATGATTGACTGATtatggattatgctaatgttgtCAGATGTTGCTGAAATTCACTGTAAATCTTGGTGCATCGTTCCTCATTTCCCTCCATTTCTTCAGTTATCATCATGTACAGAGATAGATACACACAGTTCTTGTGTCAAATCACATTTTCAGAGAGTTGCTCTTAGATAGTGAACTGTCTGTGTAACAGAAGGCTTGATAGAGGAATAGAGCATATGTACAGAGTGGCTGTCCATTCTTCAGTTCCGTAAACATTCATGAAGCAATGTTTTATTTTGGTGCTGGGCTTTCCTTCCTTTTTAAGAATTTGGACTTTTCAAAAAAAGGTATGAAGAATATCTTAAGATATGTTCAATTCCAGTTCCTTGTTCCTGGAAAAGCAAAGTTCCATTTCACTAAAACACACAAATATACCAAGTACAACATATTGCACTTCAGTAACAGTACAGAGGAACTAAAGGAGATATCACTTAAGAATACACAGAAGTTTTCAGAGAAATGTGTAATCAGTGTTGTATTTCCTTCCAATGCAGCATAGAGTGACAGACGTAAACAGAAATGAAAAATAAATGTATCTTTTTATAGTTTTTTTTACACTGAACTCCGGTTCTTAACTTCAACTGAGGGACTGAAGTTCATCCTCTCTTCAAAGGTCGGCCTTGCAGTAAAAAAAAATCCACACAGCTGCACAGTCTCTGTCTGGTCTGGCCGTCAGAAGGAACTATGGCCTACTGAGTTGGAAGGAATAAAAGGGCACTTTGTAAAAAACTTGGGCTGCAACATTTATCCTCTTTTCTGAGAAGACAGATTACAGTCAGTCATAGTTCATAGGTCATCCTCCTAGCTCCCACGCACAAACAGTTCAGGTGGTGTGTTAGGATTCAAGGTCGCTGTCCTCAGCCCCGTACATGTCAGCAAGTTTCCTAAAGCGGGGCCCCCAGTCACTGAGGTAGTTGTAGTCCTGGTCCCCTTCAGAGGAAGCTGACCCCAAGGAGCTCAGAGACTCAGCCACTGAGCCGGTTCCCTCATAGGCATATGTGGCCAGAGAGTCATAAGGGGGGGCAGTGGGGTTACTGTCGTTATCCTGCACCCGCTGGTTTATGAAGTCCCGGACGTCTGCGTTGTCCCGCGACGGGATGGCTGTCCGTCTGATAGGGGGGTACAGAGTGCCCGAAGGGATGATGTCCCGCCTCTGTTTGCTCTCCTCGATGGCCTCCGGGTTACGCAGAGCTCCGATGTCGAAAGCCTGGGTGTCCTCCTCTCCGCCCCCCTCGTCATTGTAGCTGACCACGTTGTCTCGCACGTCCTCTTTAGAGATGATCAGAGGCTCCTTCTTCTTCTGCCTCTTCAGTGCAGCAAACAGCACTATGATCACTGAGAGATAaccagggagaaagagacagacagggacagagagacagagatggacacaaagaaagagggagagatggagcgtcAGCGTTAGAGAGAGGTTTGCTGTTCAGGGCTGGGTGATTTCATATTAGCTTGCTGCTCATGCTGCAGTGAACACTGCATTAGAACACGGCCTGCTTCATGTATCCACAGCCCAGTAACAATTTAGAAACGACTGCAGTAGAGATGCTGAAAAAGGTTTTAATTCCAACATCGCAATGAGATTGCAACTACTAACTGATAAATAACCAAGAATGGTGCCACATTTTAAAGCTGCTATATGTAACTTTTTAGGCGATCCGACCAAATATAGAAATGTAAGTAACAgatatgtcattctcattgaatgcAAGTCTAAGAAGTAATAGATCTgatctatgtgtgctatttctatgcttcccgttctcaagtttcgtttttgcgtcttttacttttgtTTTTGTAGACCAgcctgaaaatacaatatttttggttattgtaAATATATTTacttagatggtacaatgattctctacactatacattgcttattttgtcacataaactgaaatgagGCTAACTATTAATATTTTAGAAACTATGAAATGTTGGagagatttctgcatattgcacctttaaataAATGCATTTCCATTACACTGTATATGTAGTTAATGCTGCTGACATAATATATTGGGGTAATTGCATTCCATGTTGTATTAAAGTAACTCCTGGTGTATAAAAGGTTAATTTTACTGCCAGTCCTGTTGAATTACTATCCTGTCCACAATCTCAATCCCCTCAGACTTGTTTTGATCCTCTATATATAACACTTTTACTGTAGACAGCCAAGAGTGAAATAGGCTATCTTCTGGGAAATGTAGGGCTTTTCTTAGaagcgcctgtgtgtgtgtgtgtgtgtgtgtgtgtgtgtgtgtgtgtgtgtgtgtgtgtgtgtgtgtgtgtgcgtgcgtgcgtgcgtgcgtgcgtgcgtgcgtgcgtgcgtgcgtgcgtgttataCAGAAGGGGCAAATTGAACTACACTATAACCTGTGAAATTTCTTATTAAAGACATATTTTCCAAACAGTTTGCATACATTAATATGAATGACTAAATTGGAGATGGAGATGTGTCAGAGActgacagaccgacagacacacagacagacagacagacagacagacagacagacagacagacagctatacTCACTGAGGAGGATGATGACACACAGCAGGATAGCCACCAGGGCCCCGGTGCTAAGTCCAGCTGAGCTGGTCTGGGCCTCGGCGTTGCACAGCTCCATGTTTCCCTCGCGGTCGCAGGTGCACACGCGCACCGTCAGCGTCCCCGTGCTGCTCTGCATGGGGAAGTCCCCGTCCGTGATCAACACAGGAACCAGGTAGATGCTCTTGTGCAGTTGGCTGTAGCTGGAGCGCCGGGTTAGGATGCCAGCTGTGTTATCTAGGGAgagaaacaacatacagtaccagtcaaaagtttggacacacttactcattcaagggtttttctttatttttactattttctacattgtagaataatagtgaagacagcaaaactatgaaataacacatatggaatcatgtagtaacccaaaaagtgttaaacaaatcaaaatatattttatatttgagattcttcaaagtagccaccctttgccttgatgacagctttgcacactcttggcattctctcaaccagcttcacatggaatgcttttctaaaatgtcttgaaagagttcccacatatgttgagcacttgttggctgcttttccttcactctgcactccaactcatcccaaaccatctcaattgggttgatgtcggttaattgtggaggccaggtcatctgatgcagcacttcatcactctccttcttggtcttcTTCACTATAATATCAGGTGATGACAGGTGTGATAGAGACCCCAAAAtatcctacagtacagtactcacCGCCATTGTCTTTGACTGTGAAGTTGCCTCTGTAAGCCCCCTCCATAGCCAGACTGAAGAAGAACTTGTGTCCACCCACCGGGTCATCTGCATCCACAGCACTCACCGTCTGGATCTTCTGTTTACGGGATAAACAAACAGattgataaaaaacaaacaaTCTGTGTGCTCTCAGAtcgcaataataataatagtaaggtGCTCTTTGGTTCCCCCGGTTTGTGACATCAGAGGAAAAATTGGAGGCTAAACTTCTAGGATATAGACCATCTATATAGACCAAACAGATTGATATGTTTATTTAATCGGTGGCATAAATAACCATTGTGGAAGATATATTGTGGATGATTTTATTGAGTCCTCTCAAGGGACCTTGCTTGGTAAACAGAAGCACAGCAAACACAAACACCTCAGTGAATTTATGATTATGAATAATGACAGagggatgaaggagggatgaaagGCAAGGGAGTAGAGGAGAAGGCATGTGTTGGGCACCTATTTAAACATGCCCTTGATGTGTGACAGCTACTGTCACCTGCCTTGTGCTGCCATGATAGATTATCTCATCAGCCGCCTCACAAAGTAGACCCTGGAGACCAATCACTACCCCAGAGGACTGCAGTACTCATCACAGTGCTTTATCACCATTTACATACATGGGTATTCCTGGGCATATACTGTACCTATTGTAGCACCTCTAGATGTCACTAGGATATGGACGTAATTATAGCAGTGAGAATAATAAAATCATGTCAATCTATCATGGGACGTAAGTGGAGGATCCATGTTCTGTACCTGTCCAGCCTTAGTCTTTTCACAAACAAATGTCTCGTAGAAAGAGGCGAACTTGGGTGCGTTGTCGTTGACATCTAAAAGACGGACATAAACAGGCAGCCAACTGGTCTGCAGAGGTTTGTCTGTGTGTAGAAAACATACACATCACAACAATGTATAATAATTGTAATAAATAATTATGTATAATGTTATTATGTTTTGTATGTTTCAACAAAGGACAGAATATTATCCTTGAACTCCATAGCCTTGGTATAAGTGTTTGTATTGTGAATTCATGTGCATGATAAAGCTGAGAAAGACTTACTGAACTCTGTTGCGATAACAGAAATGTTGTGCCAGGCAGCTTCTTCTCGGTCAAGAGGTCTTATGATAAATATGGACCCATTCCCAGAATGCACGTTGAAAAGCCTGTCTAGATCAGTACGACGATCAATGGAGTACCTGTAAAATATGCATACAAATATTGATATAAGAACAAATAAAAGCATGGACTATTTTCTTCCGTTCCCCTACAACCTCTATTGCTGCACTTGACAACCCTTTTGCACGGAATTAGTCTTTCCAGCCCTCTTTGTGTATTCATAAAATTATTCTGAATACTGCACACCCTGGGGATCTGCCCTAAACAGCCAATGGGACTTAAATCACTCTATTGTCCTCCCTTTCTTCTTTACCCTGACTGGCCTGGAAGGAAAACAGCCCTGAACAGAGGCACAGAACAGACCAGCCCTATCAGTTTGATCATCCAGCGGATTACGCAATGATCTAATTAAATGTATCCTGGAATGCCCTTTCAGTTTATTTCCATGAGGAGTGGTAATTAAGGGACTTTGGACATTGATAAGAACTCACAAAaaaagtgtgtgcatgtgtgtggagaTGAGCAAAACACACAGCTTGTCCTTCACTCATTAGTCTTCCTATGGACACAACGTATTCTCGACTCCAAATTTAATGAGATGGCTGATTCAACTCTAATcattctacatttaaaaaaaatactgcaaCACAACCTTTAACACTCATCAAATGACCCCTGATACAAATTATTATAACCAATCTCCCCATGACCTTGGTGTGGGTGGTACGTACAGGAGAACTGAATGGGTGGGCTGGAGGGAAAACAAAGCAGTGCTCTAACTAACCTGACTGGACTGTTGTATCCATCCGGGTCCATAGCCCTGACAGACCCTACTGCAGTACCCACGGCTGCATCCTCCTTCACCTCCATCACGTAGCTGGCTTTCTCAAACAGAGGAGGCTCATCCACATCTTCTATGCCGATCCTGACTGTGGCCATGTCCTTGGTGGGTAGGTACCCCAGGAAGCGAGTGTCCAAGGTCTGAGTGTTCTGGACCTGGATCTCCAGTGTGTAGGAtcgggtcttttcatagtccaaCGACTGCAGGGACAGGGACACAATAGAACATAGTAGATGACTCATGTTTTGTAATGATGCAGTACAAATGTATTTTGATAATAGCGTTTGTGATGGTCTAATGGCCTCAGGCCTATCCAGGGCTGATAATAGGATATATATGCCCTAGAGTTTTGGCTGACTATCTTTGTCATTCACAGGGTTAACAGATATTACCTTTAGAACAGTAATGATGCCCTCCTGTGAGTCTTTGTCCGTGATGACATCGAACATGTCCAAGCCATCCCCACTGACAACACTGTAGTACATCTCCGCATTCTTCCCAAGGTCTTTATCTACTGCGTTGATTCTCCCAACTGGGATTCCAGTTTTTATAGACTCTGGAACGCTGAACTGATATATACCTGGaatcacaaacagacacacatactgtatgtaaatcAATGGATGTTCTAAAAAATTAACTTTGAGATACTTCATATTAGACTATTTGCATTTGTAGCATTCACTCCCATTTCACCATTTGTGTCACTAATTATGTTGGAGAGTATAAGGAAAGCGTCTTAACAAAATGGAGCCAAGACAGCCTGGAACCATGAACAGAATTGCATAAGCTTGTCACAAATAGAAGAGGTTGTTTGGCTTCCTTTGGCATGGTGAGTGAGTGTTTTTTTTGTGCCAGCTTCTCCTCAACACTTCCATGTTTCTGATGCTAACACATTTAACAATTCAGATTGTTAGGGAGCCTGTGAGCCTGTATCACTGCCCTGCAGCAGTGTTAGTGGTGAATTAACATTGTGCTCATGGTGACCAATTAGACAGtttctgtttcctctagcatggTGCTGACTGGGGGTGTAAGCCTCCTGCTGTAAGGTGTCATCAACTgacaaggtggagagagagatgtgagaagGCATAtttcacactgtgtgtgtggagtgtatcAGAAGTGTTTTACCCCTTTACTTTCCACCATCCAACCACTAACAGAATAGTAATGACTTAAGCAATCTGTCAAAGTCAAACAGATTCCGGGATGTttctcatttgtgtgtgtgtgtgggcgcatgagagagagagagagagagagagagagagagagggagagggagagggagagggagagggagagggagagagagactcagtaTTACACTGCTCATCTAAACAGGATTATCAAGCTGATTCACTTCGTGGGACCCGACATTGCAATTTAATCACAGCTAACCCTATATAAGAtggacacacttacacacacagtacactgacACTACCACTTATACTAGGACTACTATGTATACTTCAACCACCAGTATAATTCCAGTCATTGTGCCTCACTCTTAGTC from Salvelinus fontinalis isolate EN_2023a chromosome 26, ASM2944872v1, whole genome shotgun sequence includes:
- the LOC129824054 gene encoding cadherin-6-like, whose translation is MRTCLLTIIWACLSLYVNSTSISRKTVLEMGGEEDSDGAKGGKTLKRFKRGWMWNQFFLQEEYTGSDKQYIGKLQSDMDKGDGTLKYILTGDGAGDIFTIDENNGDLHANKRLDREEKAFYTLRATVVNKNTGLKLEPETEFIVKLHDINDNEPKFAKEVYTASAPERSNIGTSVTQVTATDADDSMYGNSAKLRYSISQGHPYFSVDPNTGIIRTALGPGEMDREKREHYQVVIEAKDMAGQRGGLTGTTTVNITLTDVNDNPPRFSQSIYQFSVPESIKTGIPVGRINAVDKDLGKNAEMYYSVVSGDGLDMFDVITDKDSQEGIITVLKSLDYEKTRSYTLEIQVQNTQTLDTRFLGYLPTKDMATVRIGIEDVDEPPLFEKASYVMEVKEDAAVGTAVGSVRAMDPDGYNSPVRYSIDRRTDLDRLFNVHSGNGSIFIIRPLDREEAAWHNISVIATEFNKPLQTSWLPVYVRLLDVNDNAPKFASFYETFVCEKTKAGQKIQTVSAVDADDPVGGHKFFFSLAMEGAYRGNFTVKDNGDNTAGILTRRSSYSQLHKSIYLVPVLITDGDFPMQSSTGTLTVRVCTCDREGNMELCNAEAQTSSAGLSTGALVAILLCVIILLMIIVLFAALKRQKKKEPLIISKEDVRDNVVSYNDEGGGEEDTQAFDIGALRNPEAIEESKQRRDIIPSGTLYPPIRRTAIPSRDNADVRDFINQRVQDNDSNPTAPPYDSLATYAYEGTGSVAESLSSLGSASSEGDQDYNYLSDWGPRFRKLADMYGAEDSDLES